The following coding sequences lie in one Rutidosis leptorrhynchoides isolate AG116_Rl617_1_P2 chromosome 6, CSIRO_AGI_Rlap_v1, whole genome shotgun sequence genomic window:
- the LOC139851450 gene encoding auxin-responsive protein SAUR76, which yields MARGGKLTKIKSVLKKLHSFSNNKPNGLTKERANITTYDDEDYNNLSHSHAVYVGKSRRRYLISSEVAQHPLFQELVERSGDGDDNVTIECEVVLFEHLLWMIENADPQPEGLHELVEFYAC from the coding sequence ATGGCGAGAGGCGGAAAGCTAACAAAGATCAAATCTGTTTTAAAGAAATTGCATTCGTTTAGCAACAACAAGCCAAACGGTCTAACCAAAGAACGAGCTAACATAACCACTTACGACGATGAAGACTACAACAACTTGAGTCATTCTCATGCTGTCTATGTAGGCAAATCACGAAGACGTTACCTTATAAGTTCAGAAGTGGCCCAACACCCGTTGTTTCAAGAACTAGTGGAACGTTCGGGTGATGGGGATGATAATGTGACAATTGAATGCGAAGTTGTGTTGTTTGAACACTTGTTGTGGATGATTGAAAATGCAGATCCTCAACCTGAAGGCTTACATGAACTCGTGGAATTTTACGCTTGTTGA